A genomic window from Brachyspira sp. SAP_772 includes:
- a CDS encoding M20 family metallopeptidase: protein MKKESCDILDNKLKEKIKEIEKEIIDIRRHIHSYPELGNEEYKTMEFISNYLTLHEIKHKTKIANTGIVADIEGEDKSFTIAFRADIDALPIEDLKRCSYASKNKGVCHACGHDVHTAINMGIARIFSNKDKNFTPPCNIRLIFQPAEESTGGALNMIKENALHNVNITYGLHVNVNTDVGNIEITDSVFNASCLDFKIKIYGKKSHAANPADGVDAIVVSANIINAIQTIISRNTYVGENAVITIGTINGGQASNVVCDYVEMNGTIRALKDTTINNIMNRIKKIIKNIAISMEADAEFIEITYFPSLVNWKEAADIIRENAVNLLGEKNVLNRKPSLGAEDFSYFILNKPGAFFNLGAKNIKKTTMPNAHSSLFDVDESCMAIGLTLQIMNIYNTYLKKDMFPMGMSR, encoded by the coding sequence ATGAAAAAAGAATCATGTGATATTTTAGATAATAAATTAAAAGAAAAAATAAAAGAAATAGAAAAAGAGATTATAGATATAAGAAGACATATACATTCATATCCTGAATTAGGTAATGAAGAATATAAAACAATGGAGTTTATATCAAATTATTTAACATTACATGAAATAAAACATAAAACAAAAATAGCAAATACTGGAATTGTAGCAGATATAGAAGGAGAAGATAAAAGCTTTACTATTGCATTTAGAGCAGATATAGATGCTTTACCTATAGAAGATTTAAAACGCTGCAGCTATGCTTCAAAAAATAAAGGAGTTTGTCATGCTTGCGGACATGATGTACATACTGCAATAAATATGGGTATAGCAAGAATATTCTCAAACAAAGATAAAAATTTTACTCCGCCATGCAATATAAGATTAATATTTCAGCCTGCAGAAGAATCAACAGGTGGAGCTTTAAATATGATAAAAGAAAATGCTTTGCATAATGTTAACATTACTTATGGGCTTCATGTGAATGTTAACACTGATGTAGGAAACATAGAAATAACTGATAGTGTATTTAATGCTAGCTGCTTAGATTTTAAAATAAAAATATACGGCAAAAAATCTCATGCTGCTAATCCTGCTGACGGAGTGGATGCTATAGTAGTATCTGCAAATATCATAAATGCAATACAAACTATAATAAGCAGAAACACATATGTTGGAGAAAATGCCGTTATAACTATTGGTACTATTAATGGCGGACAAGCTTCAAATGTGGTATGCGATTATGTGGAAATGAATGGTACTATTAGAGCATTAAAAGATACAACTATTAATAACATAATGAATAGAATAAAAAAGATAATAAAAAACATAGCTATATCAATGGAAGCAGATGCTGAGTTTATAGAAATAACTTATTTTCCAAGTTTAGTTAATTGGAAAGAGGCAGCAGATATTATAAGAGAAAATGCTGTAAATTTATTAGGCGAAAAAAACGTATTAAATAGAAAACCATCTTTAGGTGCTGAAGATTTTTCTTATTTTATATTAAATAAACCGGGAGCATTTTTTAATCTTGGAGCTAAAAACATTAAAAAAACAACAATGCCTAATGCTCATAGCAGTTTATTTGATGTAGATGAATCTTGCATGGCAATAGGACTTACATTGCAAATAATGAATATTTATAATACTTACCTTAAAAAAGATATGTTTCCAATGGGAATGAGTAGATAA
- a CDS encoding gamma-glutamyl-gamma-aminobutyrate hydrolase family protein, with translation MKPVIGISGSILANENDGVFSGYERAYVNDDYVLSVTKAGGVPFIVPIIDNDEDIKTQISHVDGVVLSGGYDVDPIYWKEEISSKLGRIFPRRDNHELKIVKYALEMKKPILGICRGCQIINVAFGGSLYQDLSFIKDCYIKHSQSAKPYEPTHNITTKEGSIIREIVGESLRVNSFHHLAIKDLGKGLIATSYSTDGVVESVEYTENGNFVLGVQFHPEMMHSHYDFALNIFKKLISVCKR, from the coding sequence ATGAAGCCTGTTATCGGTATAAGCGGAAGTATATTAGCTAATGAAAATGATGGTGTTTTTTCTGGTTATGAAAGGGCTTATGTAAATGATGATTATGTGCTCTCTGTTACGAAGGCGGGAGGTGTGCCTTTTATAGTGCCGATAATAGATAATGATGAAGATATAAAAACACAAATTTCTCATGTTGATGGAGTTGTTCTCTCTGGCGGATATGATGTTGATCCTATATATTGGAAAGAAGAGATTAGCTCAAAACTAGGAAGAATATTTCCAAGACGAGATAATCATGAATTAAAAATAGTAAAATATGCCTTAGAAATGAAAAAACCTATACTAGGTATATGTAGAGGCTGTCAAATTATCAATGTTGCTTTTGGTGGAAGTTTATATCAAGATTTGTCTTTCATAAAAGATTGTTATATAAAACATTCTCAATCTGCTAAACCTTATGAACCTACACATAATATCACAACTAAAGAGGGTAGTATTATCAGAGAAATAGTAGGGGAGAGTTTAAGGGTCAATTCTTTTCACCATTTAGCGATTAAAGATTTGGGTAAAGGGTTAATTGCTACAAGTTATTCTACAGATGGAGTGGTTGAAAGTGTAGAATATACAGAAAATGGCAATTTTGTACTTGGTGTGCAATTTCACCCAGAAATGATGCATTCTCATTATGATTTCGCTTTAAATATTTTCAAAAAATTGATATCTGTTTGTAAGAGATAA
- a CDS encoding APC family permease has protein sequence MSGNKLGLFSIILLGINAIVGTGIFLLPNQAYAEVGVMSIGVIIFDAFLVISIALCFAEMGGMYKNNGGPYLYAKDAFGEFVGFEVGIMKWAISIIAWAAMAMGFPTALGAVWAPAQNPVVQKVIAISILVLLGIMNIMGVKISKIMNNIVTTGKLIPLILFVTVGIFFIKGENFVNPVAENGEVVLKGTFGSAALLIFYAYTGFESIGVAAGDMDNAKKNVPLAICIVLVLVAIIYILIQVNSIGILGASLATTSTPVATAAEKFLGKWAGAMVTAGTLISIGGINVASSFLTPRAGVAMSDENQLPSFISKRNSKDVPYVAVIISVILTALVTLTGSFTTLAAISVVSRFAQYIPTCLAVPVMRKKAPDMERGFVLPLGPVIPIIAIVVSLWLLSQSDLKKIIFGLGGLVIGAVVYFIMKLSKKK, from the coding sequence ATGTCGGGTAATAAGTTAGGGCTCTTTAGTATAATATTGCTTGGTATCAATGCTATTGTTGGAACAGGTATATTTTTGCTTCCAAATCAGGCTTATGCTGAAGTTGGGGTTATGAGTATAGGAGTAATCATATTTGATGCTTTTTTGGTTATTTCTATAGCATTATGTTTTGCCGAAATGGGCGGAATGTATAAAAACAATGGCGGACCTTATCTTTATGCAAAAGATGCTTTTGGGGAGTTTGTTGGTTTTGAAGTTGGTATAATGAAATGGGCTATAAGTATAATTGCTTGGGCTGCTATGGCTATGGGATTTCCTACAGCATTGGGAGCAGTTTGGGCACCAGCACAAAACCCTGTTGTACAAAAAGTTATTGCTATAAGTATACTCGTTTTGCTTGGTATAATGAACATTATGGGAGTTAAAATATCCAAAATAATGAACAATATAGTAACAACTGGTAAATTAATACCTTTAATATTATTTGTTACTGTTGGTATTTTCTTTATAAAGGGTGAAAACTTTGTAAATCCTGTAGCTGAAAATGGTGAGGTTGTATTAAAAGGTACATTTGGAAGTGCAGCTTTGCTTATATTTTATGCTTATACTGGTTTTGAATCTATAGGAGTTGCTGCAGGAGATATGGATAATGCCAAGAAAAATGTTCCTCTTGCTATATGTATAGTTTTGGTGTTGGTAGCTATAATATATATACTTATTCAGGTAAATAGTATAGGTATATTAGGAGCTTCTCTAGCAACAACAAGCACACCAGTTGCCACTGCAGCAGAAAAGTTCTTGGGTAAATGGGCAGGAGCTATGGTAACAGCTGGTACTTTGATATCTATAGGAGGTATTAACGTAGCTTCTTCATTCTTAACTCCTCGTGCAGGTGTTGCTATGTCTGATGAAAATCAGCTTCCAAGCTTTATTTCAAAAAGAAACTCTAAAGATGTTCCTTATGTAGCAGTAATAATATCAGTTATATTAACAGCTTTAGTAACATTAACAGGAAGTTTTACTACATTAGCAGCTATTAGTGTAGTATCACGTTTTGCTCAGTATATTCCTACTTGTTTGGCAGTTCCAGTAATGAGGAAAAAAGCTCCGGATATGGAGAGAGGTTTTGTACTTCCTCTTGGTCCTGTTATTCCTATAATTGCTATAGTTGTTAGCTTGTGGTTATTATCACAATCAGACTTAAAGAAGATCATATTTGGTTTGGGCGGTCTTGTAATTGGAGCGGTTGTTTATTTTATAATGAAGTTATCAAAAAAGAAATAA
- a CDS encoding GrdX family protein, which translates to MNCVVITNNPKIFEEVKSKNAEIIYMSNSDFMEVLCKVRDYVHLGYKLLTHPIVSSIKPYETPYKSVALSKSPELDLYSLELIENSIELTKNFLDKPRRKLTKEIDEDFKLIDYKLVIGAIENIL; encoded by the coding sequence ATGAATTGTGTTGTTATAACAAATAATCCGAAGATTTTTGAAGAAGTAAAGAGTAAAAATGCAGAAATAATTTATATGTCAAATTCGGATTTTATGGAAGTTCTTTGTAAAGTAAGAGACTATGTACATTTAGGTTACAAACTATTAACTCATCCTATAGTGAGCAGTATAAAACCTTATGAGACCCCATATAAAAGCGTTGCTTTGTCTAAAAGTCCAGAATTGGATTTATACTCATTAGAGTTAATAGAAAATTCCATAGAGCTTACAAAAAACTTTTTGGATAAACCTAGAAGGAAATTAACAAAAGAAATAGATGAGGATTTTAAATTAATAGATTATAAATTAGTTATTGGAGCAATAGAAAATATTTTGTAG
- a CDS encoding NAD(P)/FAD-dependent oxidoreductase — MSNLYDCIIIGGGPSGLAAGVYAARARLKTILFEKASFGGQISITDEIANYPGFYEPDEEARHPKNLINKMIEQAKSFGAEIEHKEVVDVKLDGKVKEVKTADGEVYTSKTVIIATGAQPRKLGCKGELEYTGKGVSYCATCDANFFEGMEVFCVGGGDTAVEEAMYLSKFARKVTLIVRKDYVRCANSIEEKAKANPKIEIKFRTELLELKGEGIVESAIFLNNETGETYEYKADEEDGTFGVFIFVGYVPLTKLFEGKVDMKDGFIITDEEMKTNVEGVFACGDLRPKMLKQVITATADGAIAGISANKYIEEHYS, encoded by the coding sequence ATGAGTAATTTGTATGATTGTATTATAATAGGTGGCGGACCATCTGGTTTGGCTGCTGGAGTTTATGCTGCTAGAGCTAGATTAAAGACAATTCTTTTTGAAAAGGCTAGTTTTGGCGGACAGATTAGTATTACTGATGAAATAGCTAATTATCCGGGTTTTTATGAACCAGATGAAGAAGCAAGACATCCTAAAAATCTAATTAATAAAATGATAGAACAGGCTAAGTCTTTTGGTGCTGAAATAGAGCATAAAGAAGTAGTTGATGTTAAATTAGACGGTAAAGTAAAAGAAGTTAAAACTGCTGATGGAGAAGTTTATACATCAAAAACAGTAATAATTGCTACAGGTGCTCAGCCTAGAAAATTAGGTTGTAAAGGTGAATTAGAATACACTGGTAAAGGTGTTTCTTATTGTGCTACTTGTGATGCTAACTTTTTTGAAGGTATGGAAGTTTTCTGCGTAGGTGGTGGAGATACTGCTGTAGAAGAGGCTATGTACTTATCTAAATTCGCTAGAAAAGTTACTTTGATAGTGAGAAAAGATTATGTACGCTGTGCTAACTCTATAGAAGAAAAAGCTAAAGCTAATCCTAAAATTGAGATAAAATTTAGAACAGAACTTTTAGAGCTTAAAGGTGAAGGAATTGTTGAATCTGCAATATTCTTAAACAATGAAACAGGTGAAACTTATGAATATAAAGCTGATGAAGAAGATGGTACATTTGGTGTATTTATATTTGTTGGTTATGTTCCTTTGACAAAATTATTTGAGGGTAAAGTGGATATGAAAGATGGTTTCATCATTACAGATGAAGAGATGAAAACAAATGTTGAGGGTGTATTTGCTTGCGGAGATTTAAGACCTAAGATGCTTAAACAAGTTATTACTGCTACAGCAGATGGTGCTATAGCTGGAATTTCTGCTAACAAATATATAGAAGAACATTATTCTTAA
- a CDS encoding glycine/sarcosine/betaine reductase component B subunit produces MKLELGEIYIKDIKLDKISKVENGVLYVNVDEITKMVLEDDKLKSVKIDVARPGESVRITPVKDVIEPRVKVEGKGGIFPGMISKVDTVGEGKTNILKGAAVITCGKIVGFQEGIIDMTGPGADYTPFSKLNNLCLVIEPVEPIEKHDYEAAVRGAGLKVATYLGQLAKDLKADKTFTYETKPIFEQAAMYPNLPKVGYVYMLQTQGLLHDTYVYGVDAKKIVPTFIYPTEVMDGAIVSGNCVSACDKNTTYHHLNNPVIKALYDKHGKDINFMGVIITNENVFLADKMRSSDWASKLAKYFGLDAVIISEEGFGNPDADLIMNCRKAEAFGIKTCIITDEYAGRDGSSQSLADSDVSANATVTAGNANVVINLPKMDKVIGMLDYTDKIAGGFDGSLKPDGSIEAEIQVITGATNELGFNKFSATGL; encoded by the coding sequence ATGAAGTTAGAGTTAGGCGAGATTTATATTAAAGATATAAAACTTGACAAAATTTCAAAAGTCGAGAATGGAGTACTCTATGTAAATGTTGATGAGATTACAAAGATGGTACTTGAAGACGACAAATTGAAAAGTGTAAAAATTGATGTAGCTCGTCCGGGAGAATCTGTTCGTATAACACCTGTAAAAGATGTTATAGAGCCTAGAGTAAAAGTTGAAGGCAAGGGCGGAATATTCCCAGGTATGATATCAAAAGTAGATACTGTAGGAGAAGGCAAAACTAATATACTAAAAGGTGCTGCTGTTATTACTTGCGGTAAGATAGTAGGTTTCCAAGAAGGTATAATAGACATGACTGGTCCTGGTGCAGATTATACACCATTCTCTAAACTTAACAATTTATGTTTAGTTATAGAGCCAGTAGAGCCTATAGAAAAACATGATTATGAAGCAGCTGTAAGAGGAGCAGGTTTAAAAGTTGCTACTTATTTAGGTCAATTAGCTAAAGATTTGAAAGCAGACAAAACTTTCACTTATGAAACTAAACCTATATTTGAACAAGCTGCAATGTATCCTAATTTACCAAAAGTAGGTTATGTATACATGCTTCAAACACAAGGCTTATTACATGATACTTATGTTTATGGTGTTGATGCTAAGAAAATAGTTCCAACATTCATATATCCAACAGAAGTAATGGATGGTGCTATAGTAAGCGGTAACTGTGTATCAGCTTGCGATAAAAACACTACTTATCACCATTTAAATAACCCTGTAATTAAAGCTTTATATGATAAACATGGTAAAGATATTAACTTTATGGGTGTTATAATAACAAATGAAAACGTATTCTTAGCAGATAAGATGCGTTCATCAGATTGGGCATCAAAATTAGCTAAATATTTCGGATTGGATGCAGTAATCATCTCTGAAGAAGGATTTGGTAACCCAGATGCTGACTTAATAATGAACTGCAGAAAAGCAGAAGCATTCGGAATTAAAACTTGTATCATTACAGATGAATATGCTGGTAGAGATGGTTCTTCACAATCTTTAGCAGATTCAGATGTATCAGCTAATGCTACAGTAACAGCTGGTAATGCTAATGTAGTTATTAACTTACCAAAAATGGATAAAGTAATAGGTATGTTAGATTATACAGATAAGATAGCAGGCGGATTTGATGGTTCATTAAAACCAGATGGTTCTATTGAAGCAGAGATACAGGTTATAACTGGTGCTACAAATGAATTAGGTTTTAATAAATTTAGTGCTACAGGACTATAA
- the grdA gene encoding glycine/sarcosine/betaine reductase complex selenoprotein A, translated as MSILNGKKVVIIGDRDGIPGEAIKACVETVSDAEVLFAATECFVUTAAGAMDLENQKRIKEFAEKFGKENIVVLFGAAEAEATGLAAETVMLGDPTYAGALANVALHLDAYHAVEPEFKEAVDAGVYDEQVGMAEMTLNVDEIIAEMKRMREENK; from the coding sequence ATGAGTATTTTAAATGGTAAAAAAGTTGTTATCATTGGCGATAGAGACGGCATTCCTGGAGAAGCTATCAAAGCTTGCGTTGAAACAGTAAGCGACGCAGAAGTTTTGTTTGCTGCTACGGAGTGTTTTGTTTGAACAGCCGCAGGAGCGATGGATTTAGAGAATCAAAAGAGAATTAAAGAGTTTGCAGAAAAATTTGGTAAGGAGAATATAGTAGTATTATTTGGAGCTGCTGAAGCTGAAGCTACAGGTTTAGCTGCTGAAACAGTAATGTTAGGTGATCCTACATATGCTGGTGCTTTAGCAAACGTTGCTTTACATTTAGATGCTTATCATGCTGTAGAGCCAGAGTTCAAAGAAGCAGTAGATGCTGGCGTTTATGATGAACAAGTTGGTATGGCAGAGATGACATTAAATGTAGACGAAATAATCGCAGAAATGAAAAGAATGCGTGAAGAAAACAAATAA
- the grdB gene encoding glycine reductase complex selenoprotein B yields the protein MPQYKIVHYINQFFANIGGEEKADIAPEKRDGVVGPGAGLQGELKKLGLDAEVVGTVICGDSYFNENLDKAKKEVLDMIKSFSPDLVIAGPAFNAGRYGTACGTVAKMVQDELKVPAVTGMYVENPGADMFKKDVYIVSTKDSAAGMRNALPVIAKLASKLLKKEEIGTPEAEGYIPRGIRVPLFREKNGAERAVDMLIKKIKGEAFTTEYPMPDFDRVTPGEAIKDITKAKIALVTSGGIVPSGNPDHIESSSASKYGRYSIDDMGETAHGGYDPTYANQDPNRVLPVDVLKDLQKEGKIGELYPYYYTTTGNGTSVKNSKAYATEFAQTLVKDGVQAVILTSTUGTCTRCGATMVKAIEATGIPVVHICTIVPISLTVGANRIVPAVAIPHPLGNPNLSKEDEKKLRRALVEKALKALTTPVDSQTVFEN from the coding sequence ATGCCACAATATAAAATTGTACATTACATTAATCAGTTCTTTGCTAACATTGGTGGTGAAGAAAAAGCTGATATAGCTCCAGAGAAAAGAGATGGAGTTGTTGGTCCTGGTGCAGGACTTCAAGGTGAGCTTAAAAAACTAGGTCTTGATGCTGAAGTAGTTGGTACTGTTATTTGCGGTGACTCTTACTTTAACGAAAACCTAGATAAAGCTAAAAAAGAAGTTTTAGATATGATTAAAAGCTTTAGCCCAGATTTAGTTATTGCTGGTCCTGCTTTTAATGCTGGTCGTTATGGTACTGCTTGCGGTACAGTTGCTAAAATGGTACAAGATGAATTAAAAGTACCTGCTGTTACTGGTATGTATGTTGAAAACCCTGGTGCAGATATGTTTAAGAAAGATGTTTATATCGTTTCTACTAAAGATTCTGCTGCTGGTATGAGAAATGCTTTACCTGTTATAGCTAAATTAGCTTCTAAACTTCTTAAGAAAGAAGAAATTGGAACTCCAGAAGCTGAAGGTTATATACCTAGAGGAATACGTGTTCCATTATTTAGAGAGAAAAATGGTGCTGAGAGAGCTGTTGATATGCTTATCAAAAAAATTAAAGGTGAAGCATTTACTACAGAATATCCTATGCCAGACTTCGACAGAGTAACTCCTGGTGAAGCTATTAAAGACATTACTAAAGCTAAAATAGCATTAGTTACAAGCGGCGGTATAGTACCATCTGGTAACCCAGACCATATAGAATCTTCTTCTGCTTCAAAATATGGCAGATATTCTATTGATGATATGGGCGAAACAGCACATGGCGGTTATGACCCTACTTATGCTAACCAAGACCCTAACAGAGTATTACCTGTTGACGTATTAAAAGATTTACAAAAAGAAGGAAAAATTGGAGAGCTTTATCCTTACTATTACACTACTACTGGTAATGGTACTTCAGTTAAAAACTCTAAAGCTTATGCTACAGAATTTGCTCAAACTTTAGTTAAAGATGGAGTTCAAGCTGTTATTTTAACATCAACCTGAGGAACTTGTACTCGTTGCGGTGCAACGATGGTTAAAGCAATAGAAGCTACTGGAATACCTGTAGTTCATATTTGTACTATTGTTCCTATATCTTTAACAGTTGGTGCTAACAGAATAGTTCCTGCTGTTGCTATACCTCACCCACTTGGTAATCCAAACTTATCTAAAGAGGATGAGAAAAAATTAAGACGTGCATTAGTTGAAAAAGCTTTAAAAGCTTTAACAACTCCTGTAGATTCTCAAACAGTTTTTGAAAATTAA
- the grdC gene encoding glycine/sarcosine/betaine reductase complex component C subunit beta has product MSFAVLKAAAYAIVHAPDMVINNGTTQTVEREVNPNSDYLKSIKKHLRPFEDVINYAPNQTYIGNIHPEELKKLASQVSEEVKKAGGSWIGVPCKGERTGKFGEIFAEDEFIFMMKIADTFELVYLEAEFEKKMKDAYVAVESKYKTEEELKKDLAQVKCETKIDEIERLMKEEHAEGLYFNEKLVGCVKRAHDVDINLSAHVIFENLAVKASGIMALKELIRKKNIDPSSIDLVIECSEEACGDMNQRGGGNFAKSVAEIAGIPNATGFDIRGFCAAPSHALVTAASLVKAGSYKNVVIVAGGATAKLGMNGKSHVTKNLPIIEDILGAFAVLISENDGVHPVIRTDILGKHTVATGSAPQAVMNSLIVNPLEKANLKVTDIDKYTVEMQNPDVTKPAGAGDVPEANYKMIAAIGVKKGDIDRSQLAEFVEKHGMSGWAPTQGHIPSGVPYLGFAIEDIMSGKINRVMLIGKGSLFLGRMTNLFDGISVIIEKNNGDKGTGEGVSKEEVNKLIANAMRDFAKSMLGE; this is encoded by the coding sequence ATGAGTTTTGCTGTATTAAAAGCCGCTGCTTATGCTATAGTACATGCTCCTGATATGGTTATCAATAACGGTACTACTCAAACAGTGGAAAGAGAAGTTAATCCTAATTCTGATTATCTTAAAAGCATAAAAAAGCATCTTAGACCTTTTGAAGATGTTATAAATTATGCTCCTAATCAAACTTATATTGGTAATATTCATCCTGAAGAATTAAAAAAACTTGCTTCTCAGGTTTCTGAAGAAGTAAAAAAAGCTGGCGGAAGCTGGATTGGAGTGCCTTGTAAGGGAGAGAGAACTGGTAAATTTGGTGAGATTTTCGCTGAAGATGAGTTTATCTTTATGATGAAAATAGCTGATACTTTTGAACTTGTATATTTAGAAGCTGAGTTTGAGAAAAAAATGAAAGATGCTTATGTGGCAGTAGAATCAAAATACAAAACAGAAGAAGAACTTAAAAAAGATTTAGCTCAAGTAAAATGTGAAACTAAAATTGATGAAATAGAAAGATTAATGAAAGAAGAACATGCTGAAGGTTTATATTTCAATGAGAAGTTAGTTGGTTGTGTAAAAAGAGCTCATGATGTAGATATTAACTTGAGTGCGCATGTTATTTTTGAAAACTTAGCAGTTAAAGCTTCTGGTATAATGGCTTTAAAAGAACTTATTAGAAAGAAAAATATTGATCCTAGCAGTATTGATTTAGTAATAGAATGTTCTGAAGAGGCTTGCGGTGATATGAACCAAAGAGGCGGTGGTAACTTTGCTAAGAGTGTTGCTGAAATTGCTGGTATACCTAATGCTACTGGTTTTGATATTAGAGGATTCTGTGCTGCTCCTTCACATGCTTTAGTAACAGCTGCTTCATTAGTAAAAGCTGGTTCTTATAAAAATGTTGTAATAGTTGCTGGTGGTGCTACTGCTAAATTGGGTATGAATGGTAAAAGCCATGTTACTAAAAATCTTCCTATTATTGAAGATATACTTGGTGCTTTTGCTGTATTAATTAGTGAAAACGATGGAGTACATCCTGTTATTAGAACTGATATACTTGGAAAACACACTGTTGCTACAGGTTCTGCTCCTCAGGCTGTTATGAACTCATTGATAGTTAATCCTTTAGAGAAAGCAAACTTAAAAGTTACTGATATAGATAAATATACTGTTGAGATGCAAAACCCTGATGTTACTAAACCTGCTGGTGCTGGCGATGTACCTGAGGCTAATTACAAAATGATAGCTGCTATTGGTGTTAAGAAGGGTGATATTGATAGAAGCCAATTAGCAGAGTTTGTTGAAAAGCATGGTATGTCTGGTTGGGCTCCTACTCAAGGACATATTCCATCTGGTGTTCCTTATTTAGGTTTTGCTATTGAAGATATTATGTCTGGTAAAATTAATCGTGTGATGTTAATAGGTAAAGGTTCATTATTCTTAGGAAGAATGACTAATCTATTTGACGGTATATCTGTTATTATAGAAAAAAATAATGGTGATAAAGGCACTGGCGAAGGTGTTTCTAAAGAAGAAGTTAATAAGCTTATTGCTAATGCTATGAGAGATTTTGCTAAGAGCATGTTAGGTGAGTAA
- the grdD gene encoding glycine/sarcosine/betaine reductase complex component C subunit alpha, which translates to MSDASNSAIKSMIGETFLSLANALETGQFGKKVRVGITNRGSEHGAEAVSLGGVIAMSRNKNVEVVLIGEKNSTGLQTIETDCDEKAHKIMEEMLAKGELDACVTMHYPFPIGVSTVGRVISQANGKETYIATTTGTSATVRDQAMFKNAIYGIITAKACGIKEPTVGILNIDSARTVERALKELASNGYNIKFGASNRADGGAVLRGNDLITGAVDVVVCDSLTGNILIKMFSSFNSGGSYEAIGYGYGPGIGFGFKTPIFIISRASGSNVIAGAIEYAYQCVSGNIIDVMNKEEEEVKKYGFDAILESLKPKANASSGGEKAKPAVAKEVVTAQIPGVEVMDLDAAVELVMENGIYAESGMGCTGPIILVSDKNKENAENILRKGGFIS; encoded by the coding sequence ATGAGTGATGCTTCTAATTCAGCTATAAAATCTATGATAGGGGAGACTTTTCTCTCTCTTGCTAATGCTTTAGAAACTGGTCAATTTGGTAAAAAGGTACGCGTTGGTATAACAAACAGAGGTTCTGAGCATGGAGCTGAAGCTGTATCTCTTGGCGGTGTTATAGCTATGAGCAGAAACAAAAATGTTGAAGTTGTTTTGATTGGTGAAAAGAACTCTACTGGTTTACAAACAATAGAAACTGATTGCGATGAAAAAGCTCATAAGATAATGGAAGAGATGCTTGCTAAAGGGGAATTAGATGCTTGTGTTACTATGCATTATCCTTTCCCTATTGGTGTATCTACTGTTGGCAGAGTTATTTCTCAAGCTAATGGTAAAGAAACATATATTGCTACTACTACTGGTACTTCTGCTACTGTTAGAGATCAGGCTATGTTTAAAAATGCTATTTATGGTATTATAACAGCTAAGGCTTGCGGAATAAAAGAGCCTACTGTTGGTATATTAAATATAGATTCTGCTCGTACAGTTGAGAGGGCTTTAAAAGAGCTTGCTTCTAATGGTTATAACATTAAGTTTGGTGCTTCTAATCGTGCTGACGGCGGTGCGGTATTAAGAGGTAATGACCTTATTACTGGTGCTGTTGATGTTGTTGTTTGTGATTCTCTTACTGGAAACATTCTTATAAAGATGTTCTCTTCTTTCAACAGCGGCGGAAGTTATGAGGCTATTGGATATGGTTATGGTCCTGGTATAGGATTTGGATTTAAAACTCCGATATTTATTATATCTAGGGCTTCTGGTTCTAATGTTATTGCTGGTGCTATTGAGTATGCTTATCAGTGTGTTAGCGGTAATATAATAGATGTTATGAACAAAGAAGAAGAGGAAGTTAAGAAATATGGTTTTGATGCTATATTAGAAAGCTTAAAGCCTAAAGCTAATGCTTCTTCTGGCGGTGAGAAGGCTAAACCTGCTGTTGCTAAAGAGGTTGTAACTGCACAGATTCCGGGTGTAGAGGTTATGGACTTGGATGCGGCTGTAGAGTTAGTTATGGAAAATGGTATATATGCTGAGTCTGGTATGGGTTGTACTGGACCTATCATATTAGTTAGTGATAAAAATAAAGAGAATGCTGAAAATATTTTGAGAAAAGGCGGATTTATATCTTAG